DNA sequence from the Streptomyces cinnabarinus genome:
CAGCGAGAAGGCGACCGCGGCGCAGCACGCCAAGGGCAAGCTGACCGCCCGGGAGCGGATCGAGCTGCTGCTCGACCCGGGCACCTTCCAGGAGGTCGAGCAGCTCCGTCGGCACCGCGCCCAGGGCTTCGGCCTGGAGGCCAAGAAGCCGTACACCGACGGTGTCATCACCGGCTGGGGCACGGTGGAGGGCCGCACGGTCTTCGTCTACGCCCATGACTTCCGCATCTTCGGCGGCGCGCTGGGCGAGGCCCACGCCACGAAGATCCACAAGATCATGGACATGGCCATCGCGGCGGGCGCTCCGCTGGTGTCGCTCAACGACGGCGCGGGTGCCCGTATCCAGGAGGGCGTCTCGGCGCTCGCCGGTTACGGCGGCATCTTCCAGCGCAACACCAAGGCGTCGGGCGTCATCCCGCAGATCAGCGTCATGCTCGGCCCCTGCGCGGGCGGCGCGGCGTACAGCCCCGCCCTCACGGACTTCGTCTTCATGGTCCGCGAGACCTCGCAGATGTTCATCACCGGACCGGACGTGGTCAAGGCGGTGACGGGCGAGGAGATCACCCAGAACGGCCTGGGCGGCGCGGACGTGCACGCCGAGACCTCGGGCGTCTGTCACTTCGCCTACGACGACGAGGAGACGTGCATCGCCGAGGTGCGCTACCTCCTCTCCCTGCTCCCGCAGAACAACCGTGAGAACCCGCCGCGGGTGGAGTCCTCGGACGCCGCCGACCGCCGCGGTGACGTGCTCCTCGACCTGGTCCCGGCGGACGGCAACCGTCCGTACGACATGGCCAAGGTCATCGAGGAGATCGTCGACGACGGCGACTATCTGGAGGTCCACGAGCGCTGGGCGCGGAACATCATCTGCGCGCTGGCCCGGCTGGACGGCCAGGTCGTCGGCATCGTCGCCAACCAGCCGCAGAGCCTGGCGGGCGTCCTGGACATCGAGGCCTCGGAGAAGGCGGCTCGTTTCGTCCAGATGTGCGACGCCTTCAACATCCCGATCCTCACCCTTTTGGACGTACCCGGCTTTCTGCCTGGTGTAGACCAGGAGCACGGTGGAATCATCCGCCACGGCGCGAAGCTGCTGTACGCCTACTGCAACGCGACCGTCCCGCGGATCTCGCTGATCCTGCGCAAGGCGTACGGAGGTGCCTACATCGTCATGGACAGCCAGTCCATCGGCGCGGACCTCACCTACGCGTGGCCGACGAACGAGATCGCCGTGATGGGCGCCGACGGTGCCGCCAACGTCATCTTCCGGCGACAGATCGCCGAGGCCGAGGACCCCGAGGCCATGCGGGCCCGCATGGTCAAGGAGTACAAGTCCGAGCTCATGCACCCCTACTACGCCGCCGAGCGCGGTCTGGTGGACGACGTGATCGACCCGGCGGAGACCCGCGAGGTACTGATCCGGTCCCTGGCGATGCTCCAGTCGAAGCACGCCGACCTCCCCTCCCGCAAGCACGGCAACCCCCCGCAGTAACCCACCGGTACCGCTGCGGAAACCTCTCTCACGGAGACTGACACCCATGAACCTCCCTGACATTCGCGTCGAGAAGGGCCACGCCGAGCCCGAGGAAGTCGCCGCCATCACGGCCATCCTGCTGGCCCGCGCGGCCGCCCAGCCGACGCCTCCGGCCCACCGCGGCCGCGCCAAGGCCGGCTGGCGCCGTCTGGAGCGCGAGCCGGGCTTCCGGGCCCCGCACAGCTGGCGCTGACCACACAGGACCAAAGAAGGGCCCCTCTCAAGAGAGAGGGGCCCTTCTGCGTACCCAGGGGCGGGGGGGGAACCGCGCGACAAGCCAATGGGCTGCCTCGGACGGCGAACAACCGTCCGAGGCAGCCCAGAAGCCGCAAGAACCAGGACCTACCGCAAGCGAGCCATCAGCGCGTGCTCGACGAGAGTGATCAGCGTCGACTTCGCGTCCGCCCGGTGCCGGGCGTCCGTCGTGATGATCGGGGTGTCGGGACCGATCTGCAGAGCCTCACGGACCTCGTCCGGGTTGTACGGCTGGCTCCCGTCGAACCCGTTCAGCGCGATCACGAACGGCAGGCCGCTGTTCTCGAAGTAGTCGACGGCCGGGAAGCAGTCGGCGAGCCTCCGGGTGTCGACGAGCACGACGGCGCCGATGGCGCCGCGCACCAGGTCGTCCCACATGAACCAGAAGCGGTCCTGGCCGGGCGTACCGAAGAGGTACAGGATCAGGTCCTGGTCCAGGGTGATACGTCCGAAGTCCATGGCGACCGTGGTGGTCGTCTTGTCTCCGGTGTGGGTGAGGTCGTCGATGCCCGCCGAAGCAGACGTCATCACGGCCTCTGTGCGCAGCGGGTTGATCTCCGAGACGGCGCCGACGAACGTGGTCTTGCCCACGCCGAAGCCGCCCGCCACCACGATCTTCGCGGAGGTGGTGGAGCGGGAAGGACCGCCGCTAGAGCTTGCGAAGTCCACTGAGCACCCTTTCGAGCAGTGTCACATCTGGCTGGCCGCCGGCGTTCTCGTCGCCGCCCGGCTGGTGAATGGCGACCAGGCCCGCCTCCGCCAAGTCGGCGACGAGGATCCTGGCCACGCCGAGAGGAATCGTGAGCAGGGCCGAGATCTCGGCCACCGACTTGATCTCCCGGCAGAGGTTGCAGATCCGCTGATGCTCGGGCAGCTGGCCCTGCATCTGGTGCGGCTGCGCGGTGGTGTGCACCAGCGCCTCGATGGCGAGCTGGTAGCGCGGCCTGGTGCGGCCGCCCGTCATGGCGTACGGGCGCACCAGGGGGTTGTTCGACGCCCCGGCGGGCGCCGGCTCAGGGGCGCGTCGGTGCGGCTGCACCGGCTGGATGCGCGGCGCCTGCGGCTGGTCGTACGGTCCTGGACCCTGCGGGCCCTGCGGGGCGTACGGCTGCTGGCGCCGCTGCTGGCTCGGCGCGGAGGGGAAGTTGTACCGGTTCTGGGAACCGTCGTTCTGGCCCTGGGCAGGGCCGTACGACCAATTGCCCGATGACGAACCGTCTGGGGGTGTTGCCACTTTCTCTCCTCCTCCGACTGTGCCTGGCACCCATCACGTGGAAGCCGCGTCCCGAAACCTTACGGCCACGGGACGCCAAAACGCACCGTCTGTCTGTTAGTTGAGAAGGCTCCCTTGGAGCTCCGCACGCAGATCCGGCGTCAGGACCGTACCGGCACGGTCCACCAGAAGGGCCATCTCGTACCCAATGAGGCCGATGTCCGCCTCCGGGTGTGCAAGTACCGCGAGCGACGAACCGTCGGAGATGGACATGATGAAGAGGAATCCCCGCTCCATCTCCACAACCGTCTGGTTCACACTGCCGCCCTCGAAGATGCGCGAGGCACCGGCGGTCAGCGAGGTCAGACCGGAGGCGACCGCAGCAAGCTGGTCGGCGCGGTCGCGCGGAAAGCCTTCGGACATCGCCAGAAGGAGTCCGTCGGCGGAGACCACCACCGTGTGCGACACCCCGGGGGTGTTGTCCACGAAGTTGGTGATCAACCAGTTCAGGTTCTGTGCCGCCTGGCTCATCGGGCTCACACTAACGCTCCTGGTTGTAGGTGCTGTCAGGATTGAAGCCCTGACCGTTCGTTTCACTTCCCGCACTGCGGCCCCGCTGGACACCGCGGCGCAGGTTGCTCAGCCTGCCCCGGACGTCCTCGGGAGCGCGGGAGACCTGTGGGCCGCCCTGGGGGGTGGCTTCGGCGGCTCCCTCGACCAGGTTGGCCTTGGGCACCCGCCGGGGCAGACCGGAGGAGGTGACTCCGCCCGCCTTGGGCTTACGGAGCGCCGACGCCTGCTGCCAGCGGTCGTCGTTCGCCGAACGCCAGCCGGATTCGCCGGGCGGGTTGTCCGCGGGGGCCGGCGTCTCCTGCTTCGTGGGCCGGGCGCCGTTCGAGCCGCTCGCGGTGGATCCGCGGCGGGGGAGCCCGGCGTCGGTCAGCGCGTGAGGTGCGGAGGTAGCCGGTCCAGGACGCTCGAAGCCTACGCGGTCGCGCTCATTTGTGTCAGCGCCCTGCACAGGTTCCGGTTCCGGAGCGTACTGGTCCGGGTAGTTGCCGCGGAAGTCGTCCTGCTGCGGCCAGTCGTCCTGGTAGCGCCGCTCCTCGAAGGCCGGGAAGGACTCCGGGGCGGGCGCGTGGGCGGCCGAGGGCTCCTCCTGGACCGGCTCCGCATAGCCCGGCTCGGGGTAGCCGCCGCCCGACTGGAAGGTGTCGTTCTGCGGCAGGCCGCCGTTCGGCGCGTAGTACTGCTCCTCGTACGCCGGCTGCTGGGGCTCGTCGTACGCCGTCTGCGGGTCGTACGCCCCCTGCTGCTCGGGGAAGCCGCCGTGGCCGTTCGTACCGGCGTTGTCGTAGCCGCGCTGCCCGGCGTACTCGTCGTACGCGCCCTCCTCGGGGCCCTCCAGGGCGGGCGGCTGGCCGTGCGTCTGGGCCTCCAGGGCCGCCCGGCGCTCCTCGCGCATCAGGGAGCGGCCGACCGGGTCCAGATCGCGGATGTCGTCCGGGACCTCATAGCGGCTGTCGTCGAAGCCGAGCTCGGCCGCCGTGCGCATCGGCTGGCGGTTGCTGAAGTCCTCACCCTGGAAGTGCTGCTCCGGGATGATCTGCGAAACCGTGAACTCGTCCTGCATCGGCGCCGTCTCGCCACCACCACCGTGGGTGATCGCGTCGGGGAGCATGACCAGCGAGGTGGTGCCGGCCTGCTCGCCCGAGGGACGCAGCTGGACCCGGATGCCGTGCCGGTCGGACAGCCGGCCGACCACGAACAGACCCATGCGCTGCGAGATCGCGGCGTCCACGGTCGGCGGGTTGGCCAGCTTGTGGTTGATGTCCGCGAAGTCCTCGGCGGTCAGGCCGATGCCCTTGTCGTGGATCTCGACCATCACGCGGCCGTCGGGGAGACGGGTCGCGGTGACGCGGACCTTGGTCTGCGGGGAGGAGAACGTGGTGGCGTTCTCCAGCAGTTCGGCCAGCAGGTGCACGAGGTCGGTCACGGCGCGGCCGTGGATCTCGGCCTCCGGGACACCGGAGAGCTCGATGCGCTCGTACTGCTCCACCTCGGAGGAGGCGGCGCGCAGCACGTCGACCAGCGGGACCGGCTGGTCCCAGCGGCGGCCGGGCTCCTCGCCGGCGAGGACCAGGAGGTTCTCGCCGTTGCGGCGCATACGGGTCGCGAGGTGGTC
Encoded proteins:
- a CDS encoding acyl-CoA carboxylase subunit beta, which codes for MTVLEETTGEPTDARGRVAELHEIRAQALAGPSEKATAAQHAKGKLTARERIELLLDPGTFQEVEQLRRHRAQGFGLEAKKPYTDGVITGWGTVEGRTVFVYAHDFRIFGGALGEAHATKIHKIMDMAIAAGAPLVSLNDGAGARIQEGVSALAGYGGIFQRNTKASGVIPQISVMLGPCAGGAAYSPALTDFVFMVRETSQMFITGPDVVKAVTGEEITQNGLGGADVHAETSGVCHFAYDDEETCIAEVRYLLSLLPQNNRENPPRVESSDAADRRGDVLLDLVPADGNRPYDMAKVIEEIVDDGDYLEVHERWARNIICALARLDGQVVGIVANQPQSLAGVLDIEASEKAARFVQMCDAFNIPILTLLDVPGFLPGVDQEHGGIIRHGAKLLYAYCNATVPRISLILRKAYGGAYIVMDSQSIGADLTYAWPTNEIAVMGADGAANVIFRRQIAEAEDPEAMRARMVKEYKSELMHPYYAAERGLVDDVIDPAETREVLIRSLAMLQSKHADLPSRKHGNPPQ
- a CDS encoding acyl-CoA carboxylase subunit epsilon, yielding MNLPDIRVEKGHAEPEEVAAITAILLARAAAQPTPPAHRGRAKAGWRRLEREPGFRAPHSWR
- a CDS encoding GTP-binding protein, whose protein sequence is MDFASSSGGPSRSTTSAKIVVAGGFGVGKTTFVGAVSEINPLRTEAVMTSASAGIDDLTHTGDKTTTTVAMDFGRITLDQDLILYLFGTPGQDRFWFMWDDLVRGAIGAVVLVDTRRLADCFPAVDYFENSGLPFVIALNGFDGSQPYNPDEVREALQIGPDTPIITTDARHRADAKSTLITLVEHALMARLR
- a CDS encoding DUF742 domain-containing protein; protein product: MATPPDGSSSGNWSYGPAQGQNDGSQNRYNFPSAPSQQRRQQPYAPQGPQGPGPYDQPQAPRIQPVQPHRRAPEPAPAGASNNPLVRPYAMTGGRTRPRYQLAIEALVHTTAQPHQMQGQLPEHQRICNLCREIKSVAEISALLTIPLGVARILVADLAEAGLVAIHQPGGDENAGGQPDVTLLERVLSGLRKL
- a CDS encoding roadblock/LC7 domain-containing protein, whose protein sequence is MSQAAQNLNWLITNFVDNTPGVSHTVVVSADGLLLAMSEGFPRDRADQLAAVASGLTSLTAGASRIFEGGSVNQTVVEMERGFLFIMSISDGSSLAVLAHPEADIGLIGYEMALLVDRAGTVLTPDLRAELQGSLLN
- a CDS encoding nitrate- and nitrite sensing domain-containing protein → MRRSKNGPEPSARGNFTPPPRGAAPAPVPGPEPTAAPAPSGGRLSPRNWRVPTRLNAILLIPVLVGLVMGGFQVKSSVDTWQEAEDAENTARLVRASLNYADALYNERDITAAPLLLNKDKDVVTDARKQTDDAADAFDEAAQTMPETAGLERRLTLFRKAEPKLQTLRDRAYTTKLTGVETEEGYVEVAHPLTEFANELGLGTGNITSYGRTVYAMELTKAALSLQRSIGMHLLVQPGPGNGSFTSQKVALSSYAYLEGIAVQEYIGGGTEADEQKLKDAKTDILTKGAALAKQAKAENPDYVSPPEDPTDMVRAVAGLKTTDPTERLGLAQKGVTAENWWAVNTLKYDAYRQIESDMADTAVNEAAKIADDAKRDAFIVGAAVVVALLAAFILAGMVARQMSRSMRQLRNAAFGIAEQRLPMLVDQLSRTDPGRVDTRVAPIPITTTDEIGEVARAFDQVHREAVRLAAEQALLRGNINAIFTNLSRRNQSLIEGQLTLITDLENNEADPDQLENLFRLDHLATRMRRNGENLLVLAGEEPGRRWDQPVPLVDVLRAASSEVEQYERIELSGVPEAEIHGRAVTDLVHLLAELLENATTFSSPQTKVRVTATRLPDGRVMVEIHDKGIGLTAEDFADINHKLANPPTVDAAISQRMGLFVVGRLSDRHGIRVQLRPSGEQAGTTSLVMLPDAITHGGGGETAPMQDEFTVSQIIPEQHFQGEDFSNRQPMRTAAELGFDDSRYEVPDDIRDLDPVGRSLMREERRAALEAQTHGQPPALEGPEEGAYDEYAGQRGYDNAGTNGHGGFPEQQGAYDPQTAYDEPQQPAYEEQYYAPNGGLPQNDTFQSGGGYPEPGYAEPVQEEPSAAHAPAPESFPAFEERRYQDDWPQQDDFRGNYPDQYAPEPEPVQGADTNERDRVGFERPGPATSAPHALTDAGLPRRGSTASGSNGARPTKQETPAPADNPPGESGWRSANDDRWQQASALRKPKAGGVTSSGLPRRVPKANLVEGAAEATPQGGPQVSRAPEDVRGRLSNLRRGVQRGRSAGSETNGQGFNPDSTYNQER